The following proteins are co-located in the bacterium genome:
- a CDS encoding CoA-binding protein, with the protein MSILINKDTTVIIQGITGREAVNLTREGLDYGTKIIGGVTPGRAGRDVYGVPVYDCVRDITKQHQVDASIVTVPPKFTQDAVFEAIEAGVKLVVIVTERIPRFEVAQMVELAKLRGARIIGPNCLGVLSPDEAKVGGLGGPAVNVRRAFKKGTIGVMSRSGGMTTEIANTLSAAGFGQSTCVSIGGDAVIGSTYAELMPLFEADPETKAIAIYSEPGGRMEAELADWVKEHKSRLPIVAFMAGRFMDEMPGMRFGHAGTIVEGKADTTADKIERMRAAGIGVAERIEEIPGLIEEGLAKVGA; encoded by the coding sequence ATGTCGATCCTCATCAACAAGGACACCACGGTCATCATCCAGGGCATCACCGGCCGCGAGGCGGTGAACCTGACGCGCGAAGGCCTCGACTACGGCACCAAGATCATCGGCGGCGTGACGCCGGGTCGCGCCGGCCGCGACGTCTACGGCGTCCCCGTCTACGACTGCGTGCGCGACATCACGAAGCAGCACCAGGTCGACGCGTCGATCGTCACCGTGCCGCCGAAGTTCACGCAGGACGCCGTCTTCGAGGCCATCGAGGCCGGCGTGAAGCTCGTCGTCATCGTCACCGAGCGCATCCCGCGCTTCGAGGTAGCGCAGATGGTCGAGCTCGCGAAGCTGCGCGGCGCCCGCATCATCGGGCCGAACTGCCTCGGCGTGCTCTCGCCCGACGAGGCCAAGGTCGGCGGCCTCGGCGGCCCCGCGGTGAACGTCCGCCGCGCTTTCAAGAAAGGCACGATCGGCGTGATGTCGCGCTCGGGCGGCATGACCACCGAGATCGCCAACACGCTCTCCGCCGCCGGATTCGGCCAGTCGACCTGCGTGTCGATCGGCGGCGACGCCGTCATCGGCTCGACCTACGCCGAGCTGATGCCGCTCTTCGAGGCCGACCCGGAGACGAAGGCCATCGCCATCTACTCCGAGCCCGGCGGCCGCATGGAGGCCGAGCTGGCCGACTGGGTGAAGGAGCACAAGTCGCGCCTGCCCATCGTCGCGTTCATGGCCGGCCGCTTCATGGACGAGATGCCCGGCATGCGCTTCGGCCACGCCGGCACCATCGTCGAAGGCAAGGCCGACACGACGGCCGACAAGATCGAGCGCATGCGCGCCGCCGGCATCGGCGTCGCCGAGCGCATCGAGGAGATTCCGGGGCTGATCGAGGAAGGCCTCGCCAAGGTGGGGGCCTGA
- a CDS encoding AbrB/MazE/SpoVT family DNA-binding domain-containing protein has protein sequence MQGRVTIPVEIRERLGLLPNSEVEFTVEGTAVRIRKARGGRQPGRGRSIVEHLRGKATSGLTTEQIMALTRGGK, from the coding sequence CTGCAGGGGCGAGTCACCATCCCGGTCGAGATCCGCGAACGCTTGGGGCTCTTGCCCAACAGCGAGGTGGAATTCACCGTCGAGGGCACGGCGGTGCGGATCAGGAAGGCCCGGGGCGGGCGCCAGCCAGGGCGGGGTCGCAGCATCGTCGAGCACCTGCGGGGCAAGGCGACCAGCGGCCTCACGACCGAGCAGATCATGGCGCTCACGCGTGGCGGGAAGTAG
- a CDS encoding type II toxin-antitoxin system VapC family toxin, protein MPVLVDSNVLLDVLTEDPRWSPWSMDALAEQGDRDVLAISPIIYAEVSVGFRRIEEVDAELPRVTFHRLALPWEAAFLAGKCFVAYRKRRGVRTSPLPDFYIGAHASVSGLKLLTRDAPRYRTCFPKLTLIAPS, encoded by the coding sequence GTGCCCGTCCTGGTCGACAGCAACGTGCTGCTCGACGTCCTGACGGAGGATCCGCGCTGGTCGCCGTGGTCCATGGACGCGCTCGCCGAGCAAGGCGATCGGGACGTCCTGGCGATCAGTCCCATCATCTACGCCGAAGTGTCGGTCGGCTTCCGGCGGATCGAAGAGGTCGACGCCGAGCTCCCGCGGGTGACGTTCCATCGTCTCGCCCTCCCCTGGGAGGCCGCGTTCCTCGCGGGCAAGTGCTTCGTCGCCTACCGCAAGCGCCGGGGGGTCCGGACATCGCCATTGCCGGACTTCTACATCGGTGCGCACGCCAGCGTGTCGGGTCTGAAGCTGCTCACGCGTGACGCCCCTCGCTACCGGACCTGTTTCCCGAAGCTGACACTGATCGCTCCCTCCTGA
- a CDS encoding D-hexose-6-phosphate mutarotase yields MTTTVTPDALNDRFAIADALRFDVGPGGQARAVVTGPLAAGRVHLQGGHVTHWRPIGSEPVLFLSPNAQFMPGRAIRGGVPVIFPWFGPRRDGGPGPEHGFARTAAWAVESVGREPDGAVTVVLLLEDDADTRAAWPHAFALRHRVTVGTQLAMTLEVENRGGTPFVFEAALHTYLRVGDVGAVTVSGLAGATCVDKNAGLRRHVEDDAPLRITGPTDCMYLGTTAACVVDDPILARRLVVEKHGSASTVVWNPWAAKAAAMADLGADAWRTMLCVETANVADDAVTLAPGAGHAMTARLASRRGP; encoded by the coding sequence ATGACGACGACCGTCACGCCCGACGCGCTGAACGACCGCTTCGCGATCGCGGACGCGCTGCGCTTCGACGTCGGCCCCGGCGGGCAGGCGCGTGCGGTCGTGACCGGACCGCTCGCCGCGGGCCGCGTGCACCTGCAGGGCGGTCACGTGACGCACTGGCGGCCGATCGGGAGCGAGCCCGTCCTCTTCCTCAGCCCGAACGCGCAATTCATGCCCGGCCGCGCGATCCGCGGCGGCGTGCCGGTGATCTTCCCATGGTTCGGACCGCGGCGCGACGGTGGTCCCGGCCCGGAGCACGGCTTCGCGCGCACGGCCGCGTGGGCGGTGGAGTCGGTGGGACGCGAGCCGGACGGCGCGGTGACGGTGGTGCTGCTGCTCGAGGACGACGCGGACACGCGCGCAGCGTGGCCGCATGCCTTCGCGCTTCGTCACCGCGTGACCGTCGGGACGCAGCTCGCGATGACGCTCGAGGTCGAGAACCGGGGCGGGACACCGTTCGTGTTCGAAGCCGCGCTGCACACCTACCTGCGGGTGGGGGACGTCGGTGCCGTCACGGTGTCCGGGTTGGCCGGCGCGACCTGCGTCGACAAGAACGCGGGCCTGCGCCGTCACGTCGAGGACGATGCACCGCTGCGGATCACCGGGCCGACGGACTGCATGTACCTCGGAACCACGGCCGCCTGCGTGGTCGACGACCCGATCCTCGCTCGGCGGCTGGTGGTGGAGAAGCACGGCTCGGCGAGCACGGTCGTGTGGAATCCCTGGGCCGCGAAGGCCGCGGCGATGGCGGACCTCGGCGCCGACGCATGGCGGACGATGCTGTGCGTGGAGACGGCGAACGTCGCCGACGACGCCGTGACGCTCGCGCCGGGTGCGGGTCACGCGATGACGGCGCGGCTCGCGAGCCGCAGGGGTCCGTGA